Part of the Planctomycetota bacterium genome is shown below.
GACGATGCCCGAGAGCATGAGCATCGAGCGGCGTCGCCTGCTGGCGGCGCTGGGTGCCGAGCTCGTCCTGACCGAGGCCGCCAAGGGCATGAAGGGTGCGATCGCCAAGGCGGAAGAACTGGCCGACGCGACGGCCGACAGCTTCGTGCCCGGTCAGTTCCACAACCCGGCCAATCCGGAGATCCACAAGCAAACCACGGCCGAGGAGATCTGGGCGGACACCGGCGGCAAGGTCGACGCGATCGTCGCCGGCGTCGGCACGGGCGGGACGATCACCGGCGTGGCCGAGGTGCTCAAGGAGCGGAATCCCGACTTCAAGGCGATCGCAGTCGAGCCGGTCCACTCGCCAGTCATCACGCAGACCCGCGAGGGCCACGAACTTCAACCCGGGCCGCACAAGATTCAGGGCATCGGTGCCGGTTTCGTGCCGGACAACCTGCATTTGGACGCGGTGGACGAGGTGGTTCAGATCAGCAACGACGACGCCTTCGCCTGGGGCAAGCGGCTGGCGAAGGAAGAGGGAATCATGGGCGGCATCTCCAGCGGCGGCAACATCTGCGCAGCCGCCCAGGTCGCCGCCCGGCCCGAGATGAAGGGCAAGACGATCGTCACGATCATGTGCAGCTTCGGCGAGCGGTACCTCAGCACCCCGCTGTTCGAGTCGACGCCCGACGCGCCGGCCGCGACGGTCTGATCGATGACAGATCGAAGGGAACGGACGCCGAAGCGGAAGCTTCGGGTCGTGTGTTTGGCGTGGACCCAGAACCCGAAGCTTCCGCTTCGGCGTCATGTCGACATCGTCAGCCGTTTCGCATGTTTTAACGATCGCTCCGCGACCCTTGGTCGAATTGCCCTCGGTGCGTTAGGCTCACCCGATCGTGAAGAGCCGGTTAAGACCACTTCCACCGGGCCTGGCGGCCTTCGGTAGCCCGGCGGCGGGCGCGGGTGGTGGGGCCA
Proteins encoded:
- the cysK gene encoding cysteine synthase A — encoded protein: MPLKPHGRIYDSIADTVAGTPLVRINRLIPEGQATVLAKCEFFNPLASVKDRIGYNMISVAEEAGKITPGKSVIIEPTSGNTGIALAFMCAAKGYRCILTMPESMSIERRRLLAALGAELVLTEAAKGMKGAIAKAEELADATADSFVPGQFHNPANPEIHKQTTAEEIWADTGGKVDAIVAGVGTGGTITGVAEVLKERNPDFKAIAVEPVHSPVITQTREGHELQPGPHKIQGIGAGFVPDNLHLDAVDEVVQISNDDAFAWGKRLAKEEGIMGGISSGGNICAAAQVAARPEMKGKTIVTIMCSFGERYLSTPLFESTPDAPAATV